The following are from one region of the Mycolicibacterium helvum genome:
- a CDS encoding ABC transporter ATP-binding protein has translation MPTAPAPTARTDTAAVEISGLVKTFGRTRALDGMDLTVRAGSVAGFLGPNGAGKSTTIRVLLGLLRADGGTARLLGGDPWHDAVALHRRIAYVPGEVTLWPNLTGGQVIDFLCGLRGGADPRRRDRLIERFELDPHKKARTYSKGNRQKVALVAAFATQAEIYILDEPTSGLDPLMENVFRQCVQEVAGRGAAVLLSSHVLDEVEKVCDTVTIIRAGRTVQSGSLAQLQHLMRTTVTARTRRDPAVVGRWPGVHDVDIRHGQIRFTVARDVLDPTMVHLTRLGIVDLTVAPASLEDLFLREYRTPAQ, from the coding sequence ATGCCAACGGCACCCGCACCGACGGCGCGCACTGACACCGCCGCGGTCGAAATCAGTGGACTGGTAAAGACTTTCGGCCGTACCCGAGCCTTGGACGGGATGGACCTGACCGTGCGGGCCGGCTCAGTCGCCGGCTTCCTCGGGCCCAACGGCGCCGGCAAGTCCACCACTATCCGAGTCTTACTGGGACTGTTGCGCGCAGATGGCGGGACCGCGCGACTGCTCGGCGGCGATCCATGGCACGACGCCGTGGCGCTGCACCGGCGGATCGCCTACGTGCCGGGTGAGGTGACACTGTGGCCGAATCTGACCGGCGGGCAGGTCATCGACTTCCTGTGCGGCCTACGCGGCGGAGCCGACCCGCGCCGTCGGGACCGGCTGATCGAGCGTTTCGAACTCGACCCGCACAAGAAGGCTCGAACCTACTCCAAGGGCAATCGCCAGAAGGTCGCGCTGGTCGCCGCGTTTGCCACACAAGCCGAAATCTACATTCTCGACGAGCCGACCTCGGGACTCGATCCGCTGATGGAGAACGTGTTTCGGCAATGCGTGCAGGAGGTGGCGGGTCGCGGCGCGGCGGTGCTGCTCTCCAGCCACGTCCTGGATGAAGTCGAAAAAGTCTGCGACACCGTCACAATCATCCGCGCAGGCCGCACGGTGCAGTCCGGCTCGCTAGCCCAGCTACAGCACCTGATGCGGACCACTGTGACCGCACGTACACGCCGCGACCCCGCCGTGGTGGGCCGATGGCCGGGCGTACACGACGTCGACATTCGTCACGGGCAGATCCGGTTCACTGTCGCCCGTGACGTGCTGGACCCCACGATGGTGCACCTGACCCGACTGGGCATCGTGGACCTCACCGTGGCACCGGCCTCGTTGGAAGATCTATTCCTGCGCGAATACCGGACACCGGCGCAATGA
- a CDS encoding ABC transporter permease, whose protein sequence is MIATTTTPASSSLTGTVTLVRFALRRDRIRLAVWVSALTLMMVYAPNAIRLAYPDQTQRQARVNLLKTPAGIVLGGPMFGGDETDLGVMMANELTLTLIVAASILAVLTVVRHTRAEEESGAAELVLSSIVGRHARSCAALIVIALVNAVLAVTMTIAMAASGFAVVDTAAMCLGITAVAVVFGAVAALSAQLWRQARTATGAALAALAAAVLVRGAGDVIDNSGSPLSWLSPIAWAQQMRPFVAVRWWPLGPLVMLTIALVAATFMLESRRQYDDGVLASSGERSNPRPVGGVFGLQLVIQRGLTVGWAIGLLIAGAAFGSMTKSLLDAARGNELLARVLSAHGTDGVYTTMTQFLAAATTAYVVSVVVRLHRDEESGIGEAVLAGSVSRWTWLLSGVGAALTGAALLLVCAGLGNGLGAGLTLGEPMTIVRLTLAALTFLPAMAVVASIAALAVALRHPGIGWLAVIFVVCALYLGALLRLPRWLIDASPVGRTTAPSSISVVPLLVMIVIAVVVTLTAGLIYRRRDIG, encoded by the coding sequence ATGATTGCGACCACAACCACGCCGGCTTCATCCTCGCTGACCGGGACTGTCACACTGGTCCGCTTCGCCCTGCGCCGCGACCGGATTCGACTGGCGGTGTGGGTTTCGGCGCTGACGCTGATGATGGTGTACGCCCCCAACGCCATCAGACTCGCCTATCCCGACCAAACGCAGCGTCAAGCACGGGTCAACCTGCTCAAGACGCCGGCTGGAATCGTGCTGGGCGGGCCCATGTTCGGGGGTGATGAGACCGATCTCGGCGTCATGATGGCCAACGAGCTGACCCTCACGCTGATCGTCGCGGCCTCAATTCTGGCCGTCCTGACCGTCGTTCGGCACACCCGCGCCGAAGAGGAAAGCGGTGCAGCCGAATTGGTGCTCTCCTCAATCGTCGGCCGACATGCCCGCAGCTGCGCCGCGCTGATCGTCATCGCGCTGGTGAACGCCGTATTGGCGGTGACGATGACAATCGCCATGGCGGCCAGCGGTTTCGCCGTGGTTGACACCGCAGCGATGTGCTTGGGCATTACGGCGGTGGCCGTCGTCTTCGGGGCTGTTGCGGCACTGAGCGCTCAACTGTGGCGACAGGCGAGAACCGCCACCGGCGCAGCACTGGCAGCGCTGGCCGCCGCCGTGCTGGTGCGCGGGGCCGGCGATGTGATCGACAATTCCGGCAGCCCACTGAGCTGGTTGTCCCCCATCGCGTGGGCACAGCAGATGCGTCCGTTCGTAGCAGTGCGGTGGTGGCCACTAGGCCCACTGGTGATGCTGACCATCGCGCTCGTTGCGGCCACGTTCATGCTCGAGAGCAGACGGCAGTACGACGACGGCGTATTGGCGTCGTCGGGTGAACGTTCCAACCCCCGGCCGGTGGGCGGAGTGTTCGGATTACAGCTGGTCATCCAGCGCGGCTTGACCGTCGGTTGGGCGATCGGGCTGTTGATTGCCGGGGCGGCCTTCGGGTCGATGACCAAGTCACTCCTGGACGCCGCGCGCGGTAATGAGCTTCTGGCCCGGGTGCTTTCGGCCCACGGCACCGACGGTGTGTACACCACGATGACGCAATTCCTGGCAGCGGCGACGACAGCCTATGTGGTCAGCGTGGTTGTGCGCCTGCACCGTGACGAGGAGTCCGGGATCGGCGAAGCCGTGCTCGCGGGTTCGGTGTCGCGGTGGACGTGGTTGTTGTCGGGAGTCGGCGCGGCACTGACTGGTGCGGCCCTGCTGCTGGTGTGCGCAGGCCTGGGCAACGGCCTTGGGGCGGGTTTGACGCTGGGTGAACCGATGACCATCGTGCGGCTGACCCTGGCCGCGCTGACCTTCCTGCCGGCGATGGCCGTCGTCGCCAGTATCGCCGCGCTGGCAGTGGCGCTGCGACACCCCGGTATCGGTTGGCTGGCAGTGATATTCGTGGTCTGCGCGTTGTATCTCGGTGCACTTCTGCGGTTGCCGCGCTGGCTGATCGACGCCTCACCGGTGGGCCGCACCACTGCCCCGTCGTCGATTTCGGTTGTGCCGCTGTTGGTGATGATCGTGATCGCCGTTGTCGTCACGCTCACCGCCGGGCTCATCTACCGCCGGCGCGACATCGGGTAG